The following coding sequences are from one Aggregicoccus sp. 17bor-14 window:
- a CDS encoding phosphotransferase: MNADECLPPALRGPTTTLTPLVRGLSGAAVYRVEAAGAQYVLKIAGASERDADWHHALQMQRLAAEAGLAPRVLHVDEARRAVLTPFIVDRSFVGYLRNPGTHEAALAQLGRTVRRLHEVPLPANASGRQPLEFLAQTWEQLAGFALPAFVRDGIQRALAEPAPAEEGPPVFSHNDLNPGNLVYDGESILFLDWATAGPQDGSYDLAVLAVFLRLDDATCLRLLSAYDGAPCTALPAGFVYHRRLAATLAGAVALLLARQAKHAGATGAETLASTPALGEFYQRMMKGELKLGTPEGQWWFGLALLKHGLSV; encoded by the coding sequence ATGAACGCCGACGAGTGCCTGCCCCCAGCGCTGCGAGGACCCACCACCACGCTCACGCCGCTCGTCCGGGGCCTGTCGGGCGCCGCGGTGTACCGCGTCGAGGCCGCGGGCGCGCAGTATGTGCTCAAGATTGCCGGTGCGTCGGAGCGCGACGCGGACTGGCACCACGCGCTGCAGATGCAGCGGCTCGCCGCGGAGGCGGGGCTCGCGCCGCGCGTCCTCCACGTGGACGAGGCCCGGCGCGCCGTGCTCACGCCCTTCATCGTCGACCGCTCGTTCGTGGGCTACCTCCGCAACCCGGGCACTCACGAGGCCGCGCTCGCGCAGCTCGGCCGCACCGTGCGCCGGCTGCACGAGGTGCCCCTGCCGGCGAACGCCTCCGGGAGGCAGCCGCTCGAGTTCCTCGCCCAGACGTGGGAGCAGCTCGCGGGGTTCGCGCTGCCGGCCTTCGTGCGCGACGGGATCCAGCGCGCGCTCGCCGAGCCGGCGCCCGCGGAGGAAGGCCCGCCGGTGTTCAGCCACAACGACCTCAACCCCGGCAACCTCGTCTACGACGGCGAGTCGATCCTCTTCCTCGACTGGGCCACCGCCGGACCGCAGGATGGCTCCTACGATCTCGCGGTGCTCGCCGTCTTCCTGCGCCTGGACGACGCCACCTGCCTGCGCCTGCTCTCGGCCTACGACGGCGCGCCCTGCACCGCGCTGCCCGCGGGCTTCGTCTACCACCGCCGCCTCGCGGCGACGCTCGCGGGCGCGGTCGCGCTCCTGCTCGCCCGCCAGGCGAAGCATGCGGGAGCCACGGGCGCGGAGACGCTCGCCTCCACGCCCGCGCTCGGCGAGTTCTACCAGCGGATGATGAAGGGCGAGCTGAAGCTCGGCACGCCCGAGGGGCAGTGGTGGTTCGGGCTTGCCCTGCTCAAGCACGGCCTCTCGGTGTGA
- a CDS encoding prolyl oligopeptidase family serine peptidase: protein MRTPLWLAVLLAGSACSGTRASAPPPDTQAQRAPPAAAPAPAAAAPPAPAPAAAPAQAAPDPAGKQSPEREAALAQAVAPFFDAFVNQEAAFSRDGRQVLFVSNRDGLPQLYVADVAHPTAPARRLTRTTERVTGALPLPDGTSALVRMDTGADENWRLYRVELATGELTGLTPGEVLQRDDPQLPERAPEAVFFSARKMAEKASALYRLPLSGGAPGRVYEDTESGFLTDVSEDGRAGLWLRMHSASNFELMRVDLHTGEARRLYPAGDTQAAVSDARFTPDGQRVLLATDAGGEQAVLLALDARDGHELARYVETQPATAELAGLEVSPRGDAVAVDVNAGNRHELRLLDARTLRPRTRVQLPLGFGALGRFSQDGQHLSVTWSTPSQPTDVYGVDARSGRVTPLRREQRPGLASLPPVEASIVQVRAHDGLKLPVNVYLPRGGATAGKRMPVIVSYHGGPASSYAVRWSPAIGFFLSQGYAWVEPNVRGSSGFGRAYEMGDNGPKRFEAFKDIETTARWAASQPWADAGRMVVYGGSYGGYTTLITLERNPDLWRAGVDLFGVANMRTFLASTSGVIRDIFREEFGELGRDDALLESLSPLAQVDRIVDPLFVYAGANDPRVPRSESDQVVAALRQRGVPVEYMVAPNEGHSLARRENQIEAQARIARFLEQYVKAPAAGPAAAPGRP from the coding sequence ATGCGAACTCCGCTCTGGCTGGCCGTGCTCCTCGCTGGTTCCGCCTGCTCCGGGACCCGCGCCTCCGCCCCTCCTCCTGACACCCAGGCTCAGCGCGCGCCCCCTGCCGCAGCCCCGGCACCTGCAGCGGCCGCCCCGCCTGCGCCCGCGCCCGCAGCGGCGCCTGCGCAGGCCGCACCGGACCCGGCGGGAAAGCAGTCCCCCGAGCGCGAGGCGGCGCTGGCCCAGGCGGTGGCGCCCTTCTTCGACGCCTTCGTCAACCAGGAGGCCGCCTTCAGCCGCGACGGCCGCCAGGTGCTCTTCGTGTCCAACCGCGACGGGCTCCCGCAGCTCTACGTGGCGGACGTCGCCCACCCGACCGCACCGGCGCGCCGGCTCACGCGCACCACCGAGCGGGTGACGGGCGCGCTGCCCCTGCCCGACGGCACGAGCGCCCTCGTGCGCATGGACACGGGCGCGGACGAGAACTGGCGCCTGTACCGGGTGGAGCTCGCCACAGGCGAGCTCACCGGGCTCACCCCCGGCGAGGTGCTGCAGCGCGACGACCCGCAGCTGCCCGAGCGCGCGCCCGAGGCCGTCTTCTTCTCCGCGCGCAAGATGGCCGAGAAGGCGAGCGCCCTGTACCGCCTGCCGCTCTCCGGCGGGGCGCCCGGGCGGGTGTACGAGGACACGGAGTCGGGCTTCCTCACCGACGTGAGCGAGGACGGGCGCGCCGGGCTGTGGCTGCGCATGCACTCCGCGTCCAACTTCGAGCTGATGCGGGTGGACCTGCACACGGGCGAGGCGCGAAGGCTGTACCCGGCGGGGGACACCCAGGCGGCCGTCAGCGACGCGCGCTTCACCCCGGATGGGCAGCGGGTGCTGCTCGCCACCGACGCGGGCGGCGAGCAGGCGGTGCTGCTCGCGCTCGACGCGCGCGATGGACACGAGCTCGCGCGCTACGTGGAGACGCAGCCCGCGACGGCGGAGCTGGCGGGCCTGGAGGTCTCTCCGCGCGGCGACGCCGTGGCGGTGGACGTCAACGCGGGCAACCGCCACGAGCTGCGCCTGCTCGATGCGCGCACGCTGCGCCCGCGCACCCGGGTGCAGCTGCCCCTGGGCTTCGGCGCCCTGGGCCGCTTCTCGCAGGATGGCCAGCACCTCTCGGTGACGTGGAGTACGCCCTCGCAGCCCACGGACGTGTATGGCGTGGACGCGCGCTCGGGCCGGGTGACGCCGCTGCGGCGCGAGCAGCGCCCGGGGCTCGCGAGCCTTCCTCCGGTGGAGGCGAGCATCGTGCAGGTGAGGGCCCACGACGGGCTGAAGCTCCCGGTCAACGTGTACCTGCCCCGCGGCGGCGCCACGGCCGGCAAGCGCATGCCGGTCATCGTGAGCTACCACGGCGGCCCCGCGAGCTCGTACGCCGTGCGCTGGTCGCCCGCCATCGGCTTCTTCCTCTCGCAGGGCTACGCGTGGGTGGAGCCCAACGTGCGCGGCTCCAGCGGCTTCGGCCGCGCCTACGAGATGGGCGACAACGGCCCGAAGCGCTTCGAGGCCTTCAAGGACATCGAGACCACGGCGCGCTGGGCCGCCTCGCAGCCGTGGGCGGACGCGGGCCGCATGGTGGTGTACGGCGGCAGCTACGGTGGCTACACCACGCTCATCACGCTCGAGCGCAACCCGGACCTCTGGCGCGCAGGCGTGGACCTCTTCGGCGTCGCCAACATGCGCACCTTCCTCGCGTCCACCTCGGGCGTCATCCGGGACATCTTCCGCGAGGAGTTCGGCGAGCTGGGCCGCGACGACGCGCTGCTCGAGTCGCTCTCGCCGCTCGCCCAGGTGGACCGCATCGTGGACCCGCTCTTCGTCTACGCGGGCGCGAACGACCCGCGCGTGCCGCGCAGCGAGAGCGACCAGGTGGTCGCGGCGCTGCGCCAGCGCGGCGTGCCGGTGGAGTACATGGTCGCCCCCAACGAGGGCCACTCGCTCGCGCGCCGGGAGAACCAGATCGAGGCCCAGGCCCGCATCGCCCGCTTCCTCGAGCAGTACGTGAAGGCACCGGCCGCAGGGCCTGCCGCCGCACCCGGGCGGCCCTGA
- a CDS encoding HU family DNA-binding protein, with product MAAKAKKTAPGAKPPTKSELYTSIAEETGLSRKQVGSVFDAFAEELKKNLGGRGSGKFVVPGLMKVKVIKKPATKARKGINPFTKEETIFKAKPARKVVKIQPMKALKSMV from the coding sequence ATGGCTGCAAAGGCGAAGAAGACGGCCCCCGGGGCCAAGCCCCCCACGAAGTCCGAGCTCTACACCTCCATCGCGGAGGAGACCGGCCTGAGCCGCAAGCAGGTCGGCTCGGTGTTCGACGCGTTCGCCGAGGAGCTGAAGAAGAACCTGGGCGGCCGTGGCTCGGGCAAGTTCGTGGTCCCCGGCCTGATGAAGGTGAAGGTCATCAAGAAGCCGGCCACCAAGGCGCGCAAGGGCATCAACCCCTTCACCAAGGAGGAGACCATCTTCAAGGCGAAGCCCGCCCGCAAGGTGGTCAAGATCCAGCCGATGAAGGCCCTCAAGTCGATGGTCTGA